A single Micromonospora sp. CCTCC AA 2012012 DNA region contains:
- a CDS encoding sensor histidine kinase, with translation MAIGWIRRHLGVRLRSALAAAAVVAAAFTVGAAAFVYLARADLAGNVDAAARQRAAEVVAAVAAGNQDALAETLKPSPGEQTLVQVLGPSGRVEAASAALGDAAPLSPLRPRPGQLLREQRLLPFADEDPFRIAAVGVATGSGTRTVLVAQSLRPVNESTEAVAAILAAGLAPMLLVVGAAVFWFVGRSLRPVEAIRRRVAGITARDLHARVPVPAARDEVAALADTMNLMLERLEAAAASQRRFVADASHELRSPLATLRAGLDRLALAPVPQGHGELVELLRRETSRLADLVADLLLLARIDERGATGRRDDVDLDDLAYTERDRLAGQHPDLTVRADLTPVRVTGDAHDLGRALRNLADNAARHARTRVTLRVSVCEGWGCVEVTDDGPGVPDADRERIFDRFVRLDDSRTRPEGGTGLGLAITRQVVAAHGGDVQVLPGPGMTVRIRLPRHVDSEDH, from the coding sequence ATGGCCATCGGGTGGATCCGCCGGCACCTGGGGGTACGGCTGCGCTCGGCGCTGGCCGCCGCCGCTGTCGTGGCGGCGGCCTTCACCGTCGGCGCGGCGGCGTTCGTCTATCTCGCCCGCGCGGATCTCGCCGGCAACGTGGATGCCGCCGCGCGGCAGCGGGCGGCCGAGGTGGTCGCGGCGGTGGCCGCCGGCAATCAGGACGCACTCGCCGAGACGCTGAAGCCCAGTCCGGGGGAGCAGACGTTGGTGCAGGTCCTCGGCCCGTCGGGGCGGGTCGAGGCGGCCTCGGCGGCGCTCGGCGACGCCGCGCCGCTGTCCCCGCTGCGGCCCCGGCCCGGTCAACTTCTCCGCGAGCAGCGGCTGCTGCCGTTCGCCGACGAGGACCCCTTCCGGATCGCAGCCGTTGGGGTGGCCACCGGATCCGGGACCCGGACGGTGCTGGTCGCGCAGTCGCTGCGGCCGGTCAACGAGAGCACCGAGGCGGTCGCGGCGATCCTGGCCGCCGGGCTGGCGCCCATGCTGCTGGTGGTCGGCGCGGCGGTGTTCTGGTTCGTCGGACGTTCCCTGCGCCCGGTCGAGGCGATCCGCCGCCGGGTCGCCGGCATCACCGCCCGGGACCTGCACGCCCGGGTGCCCGTGCCGGCCGCCCGAGATGAGGTCGCGGCGCTCGCCGACACCATGAACCTGATGCTCGAGCGCCTGGAAGCCGCCGCGGCGAGCCAGCGCCGCTTCGTCGCCGACGCCAGCCACGAACTGCGCAGCCCCCTGGCCACCCTGCGCGCCGGCCTCGACCGCCTGGCGCTGGCACCCGTACCGCAGGGGCACGGCGAGCTGGTCGAGCTGCTGCGCCGCGAGACCAGCCGGCTCGCCGATCTCGTCGCGGACCTGCTGCTGCTCGCGCGCATCGACGAGCGCGGCGCCACCGGGCGCCGCGACGACGTCGACCTCGACGATCTCGCCTACACCGAGCGGGACCGGCTCGCCGGGCAGCACCCGGACCTCACCGTCCGGGCCGACCTGACCCCGGTACGGGTGACGGGAGACGCCCACGACCTGGGCCGGGCGCTGCGGAATCTGGCCGACAACGCCGCCCGCCACGCCCGTACCCGGGTGACCCTGCGCGTGTCGGTGTGCGAGGGCTGGGGGTGCGTCGAGGTCACCGACGACGGACCCGGCGTCCCCGACGCCGACCGGGAGCGCATCTTCGACCGGTTCGTCCGTCTGGATGACAGCCGGACCCGGCCGGAGGGCGGCACCGGCCTGGGCCTCGCCATCACCCGTCAGGTCGTCGCGGCGCACGGCGGAGATGTGCAGGTGCTGCCCGGACCGGGCATGACCGTCCGGATCCGGCTGCCCCGGCACGTCGATTCCGAAGATCACTGA
- a CDS encoding response regulator transcription factor, whose product MRVLVVEDETALAQVLRAGLTDEGFAVDVQHTGTDGLWAATENPYDVIVLDIMLPGLNGYEVCRRLRSRGVWTPVLMLTAKDGEYDQADAFDLGADDYLVKPFSFVVLVARLRALVRRGAPARPVVLTAGDLTVDPARRQVSRAGQAVRVTAREFALLEFLMRHRGDVVSKRQIIDNVWDAHFDGDPNIVEVYVSYLRRKIDQPFGRRAIQTERGMGYRLAADGG is encoded by the coding sequence GTGCGGGTGCTGGTCGTCGAGGACGAGACCGCCCTGGCGCAGGTGCTGCGCGCCGGCCTGACGGACGAGGGTTTCGCCGTGGATGTGCAGCACACCGGGACCGACGGGCTGTGGGCGGCTACCGAGAATCCGTACGACGTGATCGTGCTGGACATCATGCTGCCCGGCCTCAACGGTTACGAGGTGTGCCGGCGGCTGCGGTCGCGGGGTGTGTGGACGCCGGTGTTGATGCTGACCGCGAAGGACGGCGAGTACGACCAGGCGGATGCCTTCGACCTCGGGGCCGACGACTACCTGGTCAAGCCGTTCTCGTTCGTGGTGCTGGTGGCCCGGCTGCGGGCTCTGGTGCGCCGGGGCGCGCCCGCCCGGCCAGTCGTGCTGACCGCCGGGGATCTGACCGTGGACCCGGCCCGGCGGCAGGTCAGTCGGGCGGGCCAGGCCGTTCGGGTCACCGCGCGGGAGTTCGCGCTGCTGGAGTTCCTGATGCGGCACCGTGGTGACGTGGTGTCCAAACGGCAGATCATCGACAACGTCTGGGACGCCCACTTCGACGGCGACCCGAACATCGTCGAGGTGTACGTCAGCTACCTGCGTCGCAAGATCGACCAGCCGTTCGGTCGCCGGGCCATCCAGACCGAGCGGGGCATGGGCTACCGCCTGGCAGCCGACGGCGGCTGA
- a CDS encoding FeoA family protein has translation MLLRRPAAANTGPSVRAVEASAGSAGRLSDLPPGGRATIVGLADGAPPATARRLADLGFTAGTPVQVVRRAPLRDPVVYRVKDYDLCLRRAQAAHVLIRDAR, from the coding sequence GTGCTGCTGAGACGTCCTGCTGCCGCCAACACCGGGCCCTCGGTGCGGGCCGTCGAGGCGTCCGCCGGGTCAGCGGGTCGGCTGTCCGATCTGCCCCCAGGCGGTCGGGCCACGATCGTGGGGCTGGCCGACGGTGCACCGCCTGCGACGGCCCGCCGGCTGGCGGACCTCGGGTTCACCGCCGGGACGCCGGTGCAGGTCGTGCGACGCGCGCCCCTGCGGGATCCGGTGGTGTACCGGGTCAAGGACTACGACCTGTGCCTGCGCCGCGCGCAGGCCGCGCACGTGCTGATCCGGGACGCGCGGTGA
- the feoB gene encoding ferrous iron transporter B, with protein sequence MRDSGCHAEAGRGAVDTALPRLALAGSPNAGKTSIFNALTGLHAKTGNYPGVTVSRFVGTMQAGERRYLIEDLPGTYSLDPISPDEQIMVDVLDGRLDGEAPPDALLVVVDATTLRRSLRFVAQVLRRGLPTCLVVTFTDEMTVRQGRLDLPALQQALGVPVVRVLGNRGQGIGQLRDQIERWPTWSAPAIPPPDDPAEADAWAESVLSYAGYRAPGRHRITQRVDAVLLHPLWGTIVFLAVMVLFFQTVFTLAAPLQGYVESFFGWLSGLVATHVGNPWLAGLLGDAVIGGIGAVLVFVPQIMLLFLLISLLEGVGYMSRAAFLMDRVMARAGLEGRAFVALLSSFACAIPGIMATRTLPSAKDRLATMMAAPLMTCSARLPVYVLLIGLLVDPAARWGPFGAQGLVMFGMYLLGAVSAMTAAWVFKKLGDRTGPLLPFYMEMPPYRIPSARSVLIAVGDSAKSFLRKCTTIIAVTTVSLWLLLNLPLHSTADLRAHGVDPGNDTAVSAYVADHSYAAGLGHLVAPVFDPLGFDWRINIGVLSAQSARETFVATLGQVVAAENPDEPSKALQAMTYTDGPHAGQPLFTAPTIAALLVYFAFALQCMATVGIIRRETGGWKWPLIAFGYLTALAWIMAYAARTITALLTG encoded by the coding sequence GTGAGGGACTCGGGATGCCACGCTGAGGCCGGACGTGGCGCCGTTGACACGGCATTGCCGCGCTTGGCCCTGGCGGGCAGCCCGAACGCCGGTAAGACGAGCATCTTCAACGCTCTGACCGGTCTGCACGCCAAGACGGGCAACTACCCCGGTGTGACGGTGTCCCGATTCGTCGGCACCATGCAAGCGGGTGAACGGCGGTACCTGATCGAGGACCTGCCGGGCACCTACAGCCTCGACCCGATCAGCCCCGACGAGCAGATCATGGTCGACGTGCTCGACGGCCGTCTCGACGGTGAGGCACCACCGGACGCGCTGCTCGTCGTGGTGGACGCCACCACGCTGCGCCGCTCGCTGCGGTTCGTCGCCCAGGTGCTGCGCCGCGGCCTGCCCACCTGCCTGGTGGTGACCTTCACCGACGAGATGACCGTACGGCAGGGCCGGCTGGACCTGCCGGCGTTGCAGCAGGCGCTGGGCGTGCCGGTGGTGCGGGTGCTCGGCAACCGTGGGCAGGGCATCGGCCAGCTCCGCGACCAGATCGAGCGGTGGCCGACGTGGTCGGCACCGGCCATTCCGCCGCCGGACGACCCGGCCGAAGCGGACGCGTGGGCGGAGTCGGTGCTGAGCTACGCCGGCTACCGGGCCCCGGGCCGGCACCGCATCACCCAGCGCGTCGACGCGGTGTTGCTGCACCCGCTGTGGGGCACCATCGTGTTCCTCGCCGTGATGGTGCTGTTCTTCCAGACCGTGTTCACCCTGGCCGCACCCCTGCAGGGCTACGTGGAGTCGTTCTTCGGGTGGCTGTCCGGGCTGGTGGCCACCCACGTCGGCAACCCGTGGCTGGCCGGTCTGCTCGGCGACGCGGTCATCGGCGGCATCGGCGCGGTGCTCGTCTTCGTACCGCAGATCATGCTGCTGTTCCTGCTGATCTCCCTGCTCGAAGGCGTCGGCTACATGTCCCGCGCCGCCTTCCTGATGGACCGGGTGATGGCCCGCGCCGGCCTGGAAGGCCGCGCGTTCGTGGCCCTGCTGTCGTCCTTCGCCTGCGCAATCCCGGGCATCATGGCCACCCGCACCCTGCCGTCGGCCAAGGACCGCCTGGCCACCATGATGGCGGCGCCGCTGATGACCTGCTCCGCGCGGCTGCCGGTGTACGTGCTGCTGATCGGCCTGCTCGTCGACCCGGCCGCCCGGTGGGGGCCGTTCGGCGCGCAGGGCCTGGTCATGTTCGGCATGTACCTGCTCGGCGCGGTCTCGGCCATGACCGCCGCCTGGGTGTTCAAGAAACTCGGCGACCGCACCGGCCCGCTGCTGCCGTTCTACATGGAGATGCCCCCGTACCGGATCCCCTCGGCCCGCTCGGTGCTGATCGCGGTCGGTGACTCGGCGAAGTCGTTCCTGCGCAAGTGCACCACCATCATCGCGGTCACCACCGTCAGCCTGTGGCTGCTGCTGAACCTGCCCCTGCACTCGACCGCCGACCTGCGCGCCCACGGCGTCGACCCGGGCAACGACACTGCGGTTTCCGCCTACGTCGCCGACCACAGCTACGCCGCCGGCCTGGGCCATCTCGTCGCGCCGGTCTTCGACCCGCTCGGCTTCGACTGGCGGATCAACATCGGCGTGCTGTCGGCACAGTCGGCGCGGGAGACGTTCGTCGCCACCCTCGGCCAGGTCGTCGCCGCGGAGAACCCCGACGAACCGTCGAAGGCGCTCCAGGCGATGACCTACACCGACGGGCCGCACGCCGGGCAGCCGCTGTTCACCGCGCCGACCATCGCGGCGCTGCTGGTCTACTTCGCCTTCGCGTTGCAGTGCATGGCCACCGTCGGCATCATCCGCCGGGAAACCGGCGGCTGGAAGTGGCCCCTGATCGCGTTCGGCTACCTGACCGCGCTGGCCTGGATCATGGCCTACGCCGCCAGGACCATCACGGCGCTGCTGACGGGATGA
- a CDS encoding NifU family protein — protein MIPIHPQPVPGYAEQLRWMTPAGVLPFTGVAANLPASLAALRDDGTLAQVRVEPAAIVTTLHPGRQWSRDGARVRTALHAALADPAGWAPANSSGEPDDGPLRDAAQQLLNGPVGDLARSHGGHIELVDVRDGTVTVTLAGACHGCPAARTTLRQGLEEQLRRHHPNVHAVTAARR, from the coding sequence ATGATTCCCATCCATCCCCAACCGGTCCCGGGTTATGCCGAGCAACTGCGCTGGATGACTCCGGCCGGGGTGCTGCCCTTCACCGGCGTCGCCGCCAACCTGCCCGCTTCGCTCGCCGCCCTGCGCGACGACGGCACCCTCGCCCAGGTCCGCGTCGAACCCGCCGCGATCGTCACCACGCTGCACCCGGGCCGGCAGTGGTCCCGCGACGGCGCCCGCGTCCGTACGGCTCTGCACGCCGCTCTCGCCGACCCGGCCGGCTGGGCCCCGGCGAACTCCTCCGGCGAGCCGGACGACGGGCCACTGCGGGACGCCGCCCAGCAGCTGCTCAACGGGCCCGTCGGCGACCTCGCCCGCTCCCACGGCGGGCACATCGAGCTCGTCGACGTCCGCGACGGCACCGTCACCGTCACGCTCGCCGGCGCCTGCCACGGCTGCCCCGCCGCCCGCACCACCCTCCGCCAGGGGTTGGAGGAACAGCTTCGCAGGCACCACCCGAATGTGCACGCCGTCACCGCTGCCCGCCGCTGA
- a CDS encoding ABC transporter permease subunit, with protein MLRFELTTQLMRLRTLIALACLAGAPVAAGLALAPSAGHRNGAESGLFGASPYSALNHTMASLQFIGPLLLPIVVALLATTIASADRDWGVRRYLYVAPVTRARLLAAKLAATAVATFAAVLCVVATGLVAGLVIFGWHPFHILGAADLTTATAIGRTLLAVGYLALCMLAMAALAFTLGLLLPRGAEALAGAVALVVVASILNGQRVLHPLAVVLPTHYWQNWVGLFDPAGATGMFVGTVNQLATIAVSVACCGVILWRRDPAA; from the coding sequence GTGCTGCGTTTTGAGCTCACCACCCAACTGATGCGACTGCGCACTCTCATCGCGTTGGCTTGCCTGGCCGGCGCACCCGTCGCCGCCGGCCTGGCGCTGGCACCCTCGGCTGGGCACCGTAACGGTGCCGAGAGCGGCCTCTTCGGGGCCTCCCCGTACTCCGCCCTCAACCACACCATGGCCAGCCTCCAATTCATCGGCCCGCTGCTGCTGCCGATCGTCGTCGCGCTCCTGGCCACCACGATCGCCTCGGCCGACCGTGACTGGGGCGTCCGGCGCTACCTCTACGTCGCCCCGGTCACCCGCGCCCGGCTGCTGGCGGCCAAGCTCGCGGCCACTGCCGTCGCGACGTTCGCCGCCGTCCTGTGCGTGGTAGCCACGGGCCTCGTCGCCGGGCTGGTCATCTTCGGCTGGCACCCGTTCCACATCCTCGGCGCCGCCGACCTCACCACCGCCACCGCGATCGGGCGTACGCTGCTCGCCGTCGGCTACCTGGCGCTGTGCATGCTCGCCATGGCCGCCCTCGCCTTCACCCTCGGGCTGCTGCTGCCCCGCGGTGCGGAAGCCCTCGCCGGCGCGGTCGCCCTCGTCGTGGTCGCCAGCATCCTGAACGGTCAGCGTGTGCTGCACCCGCTCGCCGTGGTTCTGCCGACCCACTACTGGCAGAACTGGGTCGGCCTGTTCGACCCGGCCGGCGCCACCGGCATGTTCGTCGGAACAGTCAACCAGCTCGCCACCATCGCCGTGTCCGTCGCATGCTGCGGAGTCATCCTGTGGCGTCGTGACCCGGCAGCGTGA
- a CDS encoding ABC transporter ATP-binding protein encodes MSAHPATIRVEAVSKRYGRQHAVDQLTFAVEPGQTCALLGPNGAGKTTTMRMLVGLTAPDGGTVRIADTPVHLGAPVLHRVGVLIDGPAFVPHLTGMANLRLLWAAARRDWPPPGLADALDLAGLGPAVDRKVKGYSMGMRQRLMLAHAVMRRPDVLILDEPANGLDPAEVRALRHHLAARAESGVTILISSHQLAEVQLLASHLVVMNHGRLVSSGSLENLLGAHASLEDAYLNMTEGPDRAAF; translated from the coding sequence ATGTCCGCGCATCCTGCTACGATCCGGGTCGAGGCCGTCTCGAAACGCTACGGCCGCCAGCACGCAGTCGATCAGCTCACCTTTGCCGTGGAGCCGGGCCAGACCTGCGCGCTGCTCGGGCCCAACGGTGCCGGCAAGACCACCACCATGCGGATGCTGGTTGGGCTTACCGCGCCGGACGGCGGTACCGTGCGCATCGCCGACACGCCGGTGCACCTCGGCGCCCCAGTCCTGCACCGAGTGGGAGTCCTGATTGACGGGCCCGCATTCGTTCCGCACCTGACCGGCATGGCCAACCTGCGCCTGCTGTGGGCGGCCGCACGGCGCGACTGGCCCCCACCGGGCCTGGCCGACGCGCTCGACCTCGCCGGTCTCGGCCCCGCGGTCGACCGTAAGGTCAAGGGCTACTCGATGGGTATGCGCCAGCGGCTCATGCTCGCCCACGCCGTGATGCGCCGACCCGACGTGCTGATCCTCGACGAGCCCGCCAACGGCCTCGATCCGGCGGAGGTCCGGGCGCTGCGGCACCATCTGGCCGCGCGCGCCGAGTCGGGCGTCACGATCCTCATCTCCAGCCACCAGCTGGCCGAGGTGCAGCTGTTGGCCAGCCACCTCGTGGTGATGAACCACGGCCGACTGGTCTCGTCCGGCTCGCTGGAGAACCTGCTCGGCGCCCACGCATCGCTGGAGGACGCTTATCTCAACATGACCGAAGGACCCGACCGTGCTGCGTTTTGA
- a CDS encoding PadR family transcriptional regulator, with translation MAEDLGRWAEPGLLVLASLADGVKHGYAITADIAEQVGVTLGPGTLYAALARLEERGLIEGLPAEGRRRPYRLTAAGVAELSAQATRMQRLAALSLGRLRLGLA, from the coding sequence GTGGCTGAGGATCTTGGTCGGTGGGCGGAGCCGGGGCTGCTGGTGCTGGCGAGCCTCGCTGATGGCGTGAAGCACGGCTATGCCATCACGGCTGACATCGCTGAGCAGGTCGGCGTGACGCTGGGCCCAGGCACGCTGTACGCGGCGCTCGCGCGTCTGGAGGAGCGAGGCCTGATTGAGGGGCTGCCGGCCGAAGGGCGTCGTCGGCCGTACCGGTTGACCGCTGCCGGCGTGGCCGAGTTGTCCGCGCAGGCGACGCGGATGCAGCGACTGGCTGCGTTGAGCCTTGGCCGTCTGCGGCTGGGGCTGGCGTGA
- a CDS encoding DUF5956 family protein, protein MDTGYAWGVDQPPDPVGARAADTDADGLTPEQLPEVRELTAQGWQVAPDAPMLVFLPAVWPPRLRTWVPDRATRYETWTELHPKTYEVLREQTVRASWESRNEVENDNDALLADAGITGRPRGRLWLLKPPPGFASVDDFLAELGRRADAAGIEGACSREYARLTRILLREVTA, encoded by the coding sequence ATGGACACCGGATATGCCTGGGGGGTCGACCAACCGCCTGATCCCGTTGGGGCCAGGGCCGCCGACACGGACGCGGATGGCCTGACACCGGAGCAACTGCCGGAGGTACGCGAACTGACCGCGCAGGGCTGGCAGGTGGCCCCCGACGCTCCCATGCTGGTCTTCCTCCCGGCGGTATGGCCCCCGCGACTGCGCACGTGGGTGCCGGACCGGGCAACCCGCTACGAGACCTGGACTGAGCTGCACCCGAAGACGTACGAGGTGCTGCGGGAGCAGACCGTGCGGGCGAGCTGGGAGTCCCGCAACGAGGTCGAGAACGACAACGATGCCCTGCTGGCCGACGCGGGCATCACCGGCCGGCCTCGGGGCCGGCTGTGGCTGCTGAAGCCGCCGCCCGGGTTCGCCTCGGTCGACGACTTCCTCGCCGAACTCGGCCGGCGTGCTGATGCCGCCGGCATCGAAGGGGCGTGCAGCCGGGAGTACGCACGGCTCACCCGGATCTTGCTCCGAGAGGTGACTGCCTGA
- a CDS encoding ABC transporter ATP-binding protein, with protein MTTVSVDGLRVSYGKRIVFDDLDLELGVGVHGLLGPNGAGKTTLMRVLATVLRPDQGEVRLLSHHLGDPSALRQARRQLGYLPQAFGFYPRFTVREFVEYFAWLKEMPPARIPLAVDRAIERVGLLERADDRMKHLSGGMLRRAGIAQAIVNDPRLLLLDEPTAGLDPEQRVQFRALLRELGLDTVVLVSTHLVEDVVAACTRVNLLDGGRLVFTGFPDELIAAGGDGDSGDSPIERGYTAVLRGARTAPR; from the coding sequence ATGACGACGGTGAGCGTCGACGGCCTGCGGGTCAGTTACGGCAAGCGGATCGTCTTCGACGACCTGGACCTCGAGCTCGGGGTGGGGGTGCACGGGTTGCTCGGCCCGAACGGCGCCGGCAAGACCACCCTGATGCGGGTCCTGGCCACGGTGCTGCGCCCCGATCAGGGTGAGGTCCGGCTGCTGAGCCACCACCTCGGCGACCCATCGGCGTTGCGGCAGGCGCGCCGCCAGTTGGGGTACCTGCCCCAGGCGTTCGGGTTCTACCCGCGCTTCACCGTGCGCGAGTTCGTCGAGTACTTCGCCTGGCTGAAGGAGATGCCGCCGGCGCGGATCCCGCTGGCGGTGGACCGGGCGATCGAGCGGGTCGGTCTGCTGGAGCGCGCCGACGACCGGATGAAGCACCTCTCCGGCGGGATGCTGCGCCGCGCCGGCATCGCTCAGGCCATCGTGAACGACCCTCGGCTGCTGCTGTTGGACGAGCCGACCGCCGGTCTGGACCCGGAGCAGCGGGTGCAGTTTCGGGCGCTGCTGCGGGAACTGGGCCTCGATACGGTCGTTCTGGTCAGCACGCACTTGGTCGAGGACGTCGTCGCGGCGTGCACCCGGGTCAACCTGCTCGACGGCGGGCGGCTGGTCTTCACCGGCTTCCCCGATGAGCTGATCGCCGCCGGTGGGGACGGCGACAGCGGCGACTCCCCGATTGAGCGGGGTTACACGGCGGTGCTGCGGGGCGCGCGGACGGCACCGCGGTGA
- a CDS encoding zf-HC2 domain-containing protein yields MTGFHVDAGVLAAYGDGRLADVDAWSVEAHLDRCVACRTSIASDVSTALVVEAVAVSLGGRLPRQGRVRRATGWRRVRVLVGAGPAARAAWLLSVAVTGVLTAGLAVSPTVVPPWLLLLFAPALPAVGTALSYGPRTDPLHELIAGTPQGGLRIVLWRTLTVLAVAAPVAVLAGAVTGIGTPGLWLLPCIALTVLTLALGSLIEPAYAALVVAGAWAVVVLAPPVGDVAVLVSSPPGWLGVTAVAAVVVYVRRERVGRQPA; encoded by the coding sequence GTGACCGGGTTCCACGTCGACGCCGGGGTGTTGGCGGCGTACGGCGACGGGCGTCTCGCTGACGTTGACGCGTGGTCGGTGGAGGCGCACCTCGACCGCTGTGTGGCCTGCCGGACGAGCATCGCATCGGACGTGTCGACGGCTTTGGTGGTGGAGGCGGTCGCGGTGTCGCTGGGCGGCCGGTTGCCGCGGCAGGGGCGGGTGCGGCGGGCGACCGGGTGGCGGCGGGTCAGGGTGTTGGTGGGTGCGGGGCCTGCGGCGCGGGCGGCGTGGTTGCTGTCGGTGGCGGTCACCGGGGTGCTCACCGCGGGGTTGGCGGTCAGTCCGACGGTGGTCCCGCCGTGGCTGCTTCTGCTCTTTGCGCCGGCGCTGCCGGCTGTCGGTACGGCCCTGTCGTACGGGCCGCGAACTGATCCACTGCACGAGTTGATCGCGGGGACACCGCAGGGCGGCCTGCGGATCGTGCTGTGGCGCACGCTGACGGTCCTCGCGGTCGCGGCGCCAGTAGCGGTCCTGGCCGGCGCGGTGACGGGCATCGGTACGCCGGGGCTGTGGCTGCTTCCCTGTATCGCGTTGACGGTCCTGACGTTGGCGCTCGGCTCGTTGATCGAGCCCGCGTACGCCGCTCTGGTGGTGGCGGGGGCGTGGGCGGTGGTGGTGCTGGCGCCGCCGGTCGGCGATGTGGCGGTCCTGGTGTCGAGCCCTCCGGGCTGGCTGGGCGTCACCGCGGTGGCCGCGGTGGTGGTGTATGTGCGTCGGGAACGGGTGGGAAGGCAACCGGCATGA
- a CDS encoding RNA polymerase sigma factor yields the protein MMDVDDEELLRLVGKGDRGAFDVLYARNAPWLVLRLRRRCRDPELVREVVQETFLTVWRAAAGYRGDGAAVGWLWSVAAGRLIDARRRALARPQSVGAPGDDVLAWSPSAEDEVLAGAYDAELESALHRLAPELRAVLQATVLDGLTVREAAVLLGVPEGTVKTRAMRARRELREALS from the coding sequence GTGATGGACGTGGACGACGAGGAGCTGTTGCGCCTCGTCGGGAAGGGTGACCGCGGGGCGTTCGACGTGCTGTATGCGCGTAACGCGCCGTGGTTGGTGCTGCGTCTGCGCCGCCGGTGTCGTGATCCGGAGTTGGTCCGGGAGGTGGTGCAGGAGACGTTCCTGACGGTGTGGCGGGCTGCGGCCGGCTACCGCGGGGACGGTGCGGCGGTGGGTTGGCTGTGGTCGGTGGCCGCTGGTCGGTTGATCGACGCGCGGCGTCGCGCGTTGGCCCGTCCGCAGAGTGTGGGGGCGCCAGGCGACGACGTGTTGGCGTGGTCTCCGTCGGCGGAGGACGAGGTCTTGGCCGGTGCGTACGACGCCGAGTTGGAAAGTGCGCTGCATCGGCTTGCTCCGGAGTTGCGGGCGGTGTTGCAGGCGACGGTGCTGGACGGTCTGACGGTGCGGGAGGCGGCGGTGTTGCTGGGTGTGCCGGAGGGCACGGTGAAGACCCGGGCGATGCGGGCGCGCCGCGAGTTGAGGGAGGCCCTGTCGTGA
- a CDS encoding RNA polymerase sigma factor, which translates to MSETADMIRADDGELWQRARQGEAECFGVLFDRHSGAVREFCARRTGSIDAADDLVSIVFLEAWRRRGEVELVDGNALPWLYGIARRTIQHRWRTAVRHRRALERLAPASATPDHAEEVAGRLDDERHLARLRAALERLRPPDRDVLLLCVWQGLTYAEAAVALGVPVGTVRSRLSRARSRLDAETSSFEIVDPATCPVATPTQRQEMS; encoded by the coding sequence GTGAGCGAGACGGCGGACATGATCCGGGCCGACGACGGCGAGCTGTGGCAGAGAGCGCGCCAGGGGGAGGCCGAGTGCTTCGGTGTTCTCTTTGACCGGCACAGCGGGGCCGTCCGGGAATTCTGTGCCCGCCGGACCGGCTCGATCGACGCCGCCGATGACCTGGTCTCCATCGTGTTCCTGGAAGCGTGGCGTCGGCGGGGTGAGGTCGAGCTGGTCGATGGCAATGCGCTCCCGTGGTTGTACGGGATCGCTCGCCGGACGATTCAGCATCGCTGGCGGACCGCGGTGCGGCATCGACGGGCGCTGGAACGGCTGGCTCCCGCTTCGGCCACGCCCGACCACGCCGAGGAGGTCGCCGGCCGGCTCGACGACGAGCGACACCTGGCCCGATTACGGGCGGCCCTCGAGCGACTGAGGCCGCCCGACCGCGATGTGTTGCTGCTCTGTGTCTGGCAGGGCCTGACATATGCCGAGGCGGCAGTAGCGCTCGGCGTACCGGTGGGCACCGTCCGATCACGGTTGTCGCGGGCCCGGTCCCGGCTCGACGCCGAGACAAGCTCATTCGAAATTGTCGATCCCGCGACCTGCCCAGTCGCCACCCCCACACAGCGACAGGAGATGTCATGA
- a CDS encoding nucleotidyl transferase AbiEii/AbiGii toxin family protein, with the protein MDPFHERLARTGLRAADRYGFALAGGYAVQAAGLLERPSEDVDLFTAWDRRDEFTAAVAAVVHAYRDDGLTVETERQYDTFARLAVTDGARVSKVELGVDWRANEPILMAIGPVLHPDDAVANKMSALYGRAFARDFIDIDATLRSGRYTRDALLTLAQRADRGFDPRIFAFPELAATRSTAA; encoded by the coding sequence GTGGACCCCTTCCACGAACGACTCGCCCGCACCGGGCTCAGGGCCGCCGATAGATACGGCTTCGCGCTGGCCGGCGGCTACGCGGTCCAGGCCGCCGGACTCCTGGAGCGCCCCAGCGAGGACGTCGACCTGTTCACCGCCTGGGACCGCCGCGACGAATTCACCGCCGCAGTCGCCGCCGTCGTGCACGCCTACCGGGACGACGGCCTGACCGTCGAGACCGAGCGGCAGTACGACACCTTCGCCCGCCTGGCCGTCACCGATGGCGCGCGGGTTTCCAAGGTCGAACTCGGCGTGGACTGGCGTGCCAACGAACCGATCCTCATGGCGATCGGACCGGTACTTCACCCCGACGACGCGGTCGCGAACAAGATGAGCGCCCTCTACGGGCGGGCGTTCGCCCGGGACTTCATCGACATCGACGCCACCCTCCGATCCGGCCGCTACACCCGCGACGCCCTCCTCACCCTCGCGCAGCGCGCCGACCGCGGCTTCGACCCGCGCATCTTCGCCTTCCCCGAACTCGCCGCCACCCGCAGCACTGCGGCATAA